The following nucleotide sequence is from Vanrija pseudolonga chromosome 4, complete sequence.
GGGCTGGTTGAGACCCCGCCCGCACTTATAAGCCGCCAGTGCTCTTGCTCATCGTCACTCATCGTTATCAGCCAGCTCTAGTCTAGCAGCGACCCCTCGCCACCTACCGTACCCGCAACCAACTCATCCGGCAcactcgcccccgcccacacccacaccatgaACCCCGCCGAGTCCAAGCGCTGGTCCGAGCAGAAGGCAGCCAAGGTCGCGACGTCGCCCCCGCAGGCCAACGGCAACTTCTTCAACTTCCGCCGCACGTCGATGGACCAGGCGACGGCCGCCAAGAGCGCCTGGCGCCGCGAGAcgccagcgcagcagcaggccgcggCGGATGCCCTCAAGCAGCGCCGCGACTCGACGGgcagctcgggctcggccaAGTCGTCGTAGGGGGCGTGAGAAGTGGATTGGCGTGCCGCGCACCAGCTGCGCTACCCGTCCGTACGATTATCAGATGACAAGCAGAGAGAGACAGGAAGAACATGAATCAGAAGTACGAGCAACGAGTGTACGCGAATGCATAGTGTGCAGGAGCAGGAtggagggggtggtgtgTTGCGGGTGGGGTGGCTGCGTCACATGCCCAGATGAGCAAGAGCAGCCGCGGCGTTCTGGAGTGGTTCGGCCCGCGCGGTTCGGGCAGGGGCGGTTGGCTCAACCTCCCTTTAGTATGAACGATCTGTGCTGTCCGTCAGACAGTGTGCCTGTATACAACCAGAGCTCTGTCGAGTTGAAGTGCATGGCGAGAGATGTCAAGTTCACTGCGAAGAGCGTAGCAAGAGATACTGCGTGCTAGCTGCGCtgcgggcagcagcggcgacgtcaCTCTCAGCGCTCGGTACCGAGCCCCAGCCGCCTTCACAGCCATGCAAGATGCTATCCATACACCCAAACTCTACAATCTATCATCAAGCCTTAGTCTTAACATGGCTCTCAGTGGTCCCATTCGCGTCCCCCTCGAGATCCTCAAAGTCGTGCCCGTCCatgccgcgcgcctcgcgctggatccgctcggcgtcgatggcgtcgcgctcctgctGCATCAGGACCTTGGAGTActtgctgcgcgcgcggatCTGGGGGCCGTAGAAGAAGGCGACGaacggcacgagcgcgagcacggcggcaaacgacgccatcatcacgatcgcccagcgcggcgtcATGCGCTCAAACATCGTGTTCGTCGCGAAAGCGATACAGCCGCCGATGAGgttgcgcgccgaggactgTCCCGCGATCGCGGAGGATGCAAAGACACCGTAGCACTCGCTGACGTACGTGAACGCGGTCACGTAGATCATGAAGATGGACGCTGTGGTCGTCAGTTGGGAACGAGGAGAAGAGGTGAAGGTTGAGGCGAGGTCGATCAAGTGCCACACTGCCACTTACTGATGACAACCACTTGTCCCACCGCCGATCCGATCCAGTGGATATTTGGGAGCGCTGTGAAGCCCGTGATGAAGCAGCCGATGGAGAACAGGATGCCTCCGGCCATAGGAGCGTACAGCCGCGCCTCGATGCCGCGTGTAGGCGCCTTCTTGCGGTAGAGGTGCTCCTGGATCTGACCGCCACACAGCCCAAAGACGGCGCCGATGCACGTCGTAAAGTACATCAGGCCGACTTGCTCTGTGTTGAAACCCCAGAGGTTGCGCATCATGTATGGCAGGCCGGCGATCTGGACGTAGAACACACTCCACTGGTTCTGTTAGCGGCTAGACACCTGGGCGTTCTCCAGCCACTTACTGCCAACGCCACCCATAGACTGAAGAACATGACAATGGGCTCGGTCGTAAGGAAAATGAACGGGCGGTACAAGCTCGTCGTGACAGCCGACCAGAAGGACAccttgtcgacctcggacgCGTGCATgtacacgccgccgtcggccagtccgcgctccttgcggagcttggccgcgcgccggcgcaggaTAATGTCCGTCCGCGTCTCCTTGAGCCCGAAGACCACGACGGGGATCATGGCACCGATGCCGATCGTGTGGACGTACCACACCCAGCGCCAGgacgcgcgcacgtcgacatAGCCGAAcactgcgccgccgagcccggtCGCAAAGTAGACGATGAAGCCCGAGATGGCCatcggcacgccgcggtgCGCCGGGATGAAGATGTCCGAGATGGTCCCGCCGACCACTGACGTGCCGAtgctgcctgctgcgccgaggaagaagcgGGACATGAGCACCGTCGCCATGTTCTTtgcgctgcggcggggtCAGTGGGGCCTTGGGAAGCCTATTGCACGTACACGCCGTTGGCCAGGTGGAAGACGAAGAGCATGATCAGGGCGAACATGTACACTGGGTGCCGGCCAAACTCCTCCGAGAGCGGCGCAACAATCAACGGGAAGATGCCCGCACCCCACGCGTACAGGGCAATACCTGCCTCTGCCTCAAACTTGCGGCAGTGGAGGTGGGAACACATCGTGCCGGCTGAGatggagaaggccgaggcggttGATGCTGCGGGCGGTTAGCACTGTTCGCGGGGGCTGTCACCGAGTGACAACTTGGCGCCCCCGACACTCTCCGGGGCACCCTGGGGCACACTCACAACACCAGAAAGTGTACAGGAGCACCACGGCCGTGATGAGAAACTTGCGCGACTTGGAGAAACAGATCGGGTTCTccgggctggcgggcgggaaGTCGACCCAGATCACGCGCTTCTCTGCGCCTTCGCCATCCTTGGACGGGATCGATCCGTACGAGCAGCCATCCGGCAGAGACTGGGGCGTGAGAGTCGCCTGTGATGTGCGCTGTGACAGGCGACCAGGGAGCGTTCgctcgtccgcgtccgcgtcggcaaCCGAGGTTGGGGGAGCAGGCTCCTGGTGGCCAAAGGAGAGAGATTTGGTcatcgcgcgcgctggtGTCGTGGGGGGCCGCCGGCACACGACACACGCCCGTTATAAAGTAGCGTCAGAGGACGTGAGTGAGCAAGAGGTGCTTGTCAAAGTGAAGACACCGATGCACATCAGCTTTGTCCGGACGGGGATAGGCGGTAAGACGGCTCTGGCCGTGGATTGTGGTCATGCGAGTTGACGAGATGTGCAGGCTGGGCGAGAATGGCGGGCGGGAGAGCGGCTACCTTGGGCACGCTGGCCGCGGTCAACCTCTTCGTGTGGGAGTTTTCCGCGTTGCCGCTTGGCTAACCTGAGCTGTGGTCGGCACAGGGCACTCGGAACAGAGGCAGGAGACCGGTGATATTGACCAGTTGAGCCGACTATCACCCACCGACGGGCACGCAGGAAATGTAAAGGGCGACCGCCGACCCGCCACGGCGACTCCGAGGCATGCCGCCAAGCGAGGCAGGTTTACCCGCGGCCAAAGGAAGGGGGCGGGGCGTATTGGGGCGCAAGGGGCGCAATCAAAATGATCCGCGGGGCGCTGGAAATCATTACTGGAAAatcggcgagatggccgagcggTCTAAGGCGCTGTGTTAAGGTGTGCAATAGCATATCCGCAGTCTTCGGACGTGGGTTCGAATCCCACTCTCGTCAATAGAGGATTCGGTTCCTCCCTAAACTCCGATTCCTTTTTCGCTTTTGGATGTGGCGCTTTCCATGGAGAGTCCACTGACGCTTGGACCATCTCTTGTAGATCTTGCTCGCAGATCTACGGATACATGATCACGTAGATATAAGCTGTGGTCACGACGATACCCGACGGCTACAGCAACAAGACTGATTCCTATTACTCGCCACCATCCACAAGAACAACACCATGTCGCTCCTCGTTGAAGGCCTTGACCGACCACACGCGAGCGGGCTGACGCCGAGCGTGCGGCCAATAACCACCCCGTCGCGCCTCTTGGCGTGGCTCAAGCCCAAGGCACGCCGCGAGACGGACCGCCACCGAACCGAGGCCAAGACGTGCCAGCAAGAGCTGAGCAACCGGCGCTTCCACTACCTGGCGTACCAGCGTGCAGACGGCGCGACGTggttcggcgccgaggtcgacgtcgacggctcGGAGAACATcgacggcgagtggcgctgggcgctgaTCACCGCCGTGAAGCGCGACCTCATCTTCCGCGCCGACCACGAGGTCAAAGTCATCGGCTGGAGCGAGTACTCCCACCTCCTGGACCGGGAGGAGAGCAACGTGAGTGGGGTGGCAGCTGAGCAGGCTGACGCTCCTCCAGTACATGAAGGCGTACGACTTCTTCCTGCTCACgaaccgcgcgcgcgggctcgacgaggccgatcTCAAGCACTTGGCCCACCTGCATGCACACGACTGGGTGCGGCAGACCGAGGacctgctgcgcgacgccaaGGGGTACGGCCACACGAGTGTGCTGGCTGCTTATTAGACGGCCCCGTgtgccgctgcgcgccggccgcgcagTGGCAACGCAAACGGCCATGTTCCGAGTTCCAGTTCCGTAGTATTCCAGTGTTGTTATCGTCGAATATCCCAGAAACATTGGTCTGTGGCGCTGTGGCGCGGGCGGAGCCGCATGCTCGGGCCTCTGGGAGCGCGTGCTGCCGACATTGACAGGGAGAGGCACgtacgcgcgcgctgcgcctcgctcacgctcggACTCGCGCTGGTGGCCCCGGAATTGATGTGCGGTGAACCCGAGGTTGCGCGGCACACTGCTGCACTCCCTCCACTCGTACAtactcggcgccgctgccgggcACGCTTCGTCGCGGTGACCCGTGCATAGATCATGTGGCCGCGGACGCCAGTTGACAAGACCACATAGACTGTTCATGATCTTACCACtgcccacaccaccatgtcgcTCACGATCACAGGGCAGTGGTGGCTTGTTCCTTTCCTTtgcacgacgccgctcgctccaCGACGCCAAGCTGACCACTCAGACCGTCAGCGCTCGAGGCCCCACCTCGACCTTCAAGCGGGTAACGCACCTCGCCtaccggcggcggggcggcgagacgtggttcgccggcgacgtcgacgacgccgcatGCCACCGGGACAAGACGGGCCGCTGGTGGTGGGTCATCTGCCCCGCCGTGCCAGGCGCGGCAGAGGTTGCACACCGGCTCGACCACGAGGTCAAAGGTATCCGGAGGAAGGAGTACGACCGGCTCAAgcgagccgaggaggccgtggTGGGTGCAGGTGGCGCGAGGGGAGGCCGATACTGACCGTACCCAGTACTGGCCGGCCTTCCGGCTCATGTACAACCGCGAGAGCGCCGAACTCCTAGCCCACGgccgcacccaccacccgctcaccgaggccgagcagacCAAACTCAtcgcacgcgcgcacaccTACGCGCACACGCGCGTGCGTaacgccgagggccgcgccaccgccaacCCCCAGGCAAGAGTGTACCATTTCGAGGCGCTCTAGGTTGTttggtggggggtggtggcgtcATGACCGGTGGGTCCTCTCGGGTCCTCGCTCGTGGATATGCATACTTCAGGGCCGGCCCGTAGCATGTGGACGCCGGCGTGTGTATTCGATGCGAGGATAGTGGATACGGTAGCAGCACGAAATTTTATGCATgctcgatggcggcgacAGTGCTGGTGCTAGTGCtggtgtcgtcgaccgcgaaATCCTCGCGCCGATTGTCAGCAGCCTCGTCTACCTGATCACTGCGGTCTCCATTCCTGGGGACCCCGGGCTGCAATGCGGCCGCAGCGGTCGGGAGGGGAGCCGGTCCGTAGAAGTACTTATCAGTAGCATGAGCTCGCCAAGAGCTGGGCTTCCCAAAAAAAAAGTTCGCCatgtcagcagcagcaccactcacgttccagctcgacgcgactgacggcgacgcctgcgccgcgtcggtgACCGACAGCCACTTCCCGATCCGCATCGCGTCCATATTCGTCATCTTCGTGACCACGCTGCTGggcacgctgccgccgatCGTGTGGCGCAAGTCCAAGACGATCCCTCGGGCGCTGTTCGAGTGAGTCGGTGCCACGACGTGGCTGACCCCAGCTTTGCAAAGTACTTTGGCACAGGCGTCATCATCGCCACGGCGTTCGTacacctcctcgcgccggcggtcgaggagctgggctCCCCATGCCTCAGCCCCGCGTGGCAGGAGTACGACTACCCGTTCGCGCTGGCCAtggcggccgtgctcgccatgttcttcgccgaggtcgccgcgtaccggctcggcacggcgcgtctcctccgcctcggggTGCGCATTAGCGAGGAGCGGAACGAGGAACGGAGCAGCGACGTCGAAGCCCCGGGCAACAAGCCCGACCCGCTGGCCAAGCCGGTCGActgcgacgaggcggcgtgcgccgagcccgactgCATCGAGCCCGActgcggcgacctcgagtgctgtgacgaagacgacggcTCGCTCTCCCAGCCCCCGAGCAACGCGGAAGCCGCGGCTCAGCTCATCGCTATCGGCGTGCTCGAATTCGGCATCGTCCTCCACTCGGTGATTATCGGGCTCACGCTGGCCGTGAGCGACGAGTTCATCGTGCTcttcatcgtcatcgtcttcCACCGTACGTCGTGGGGAGTGAGTCGGCGCTGACTGTGTGTCCAGAAATGTTCGAGGGCCCGGGACTTGGATCGCGACTCGCGACGCTGCCTCTGCCCAAGTCGGCCGGCTGGATCCGGTACGCTGGCGCGATCCTCTACGCGGGCTGCACGCCGGTCGGTATCgccgtcgggctcggcctgcgcgagggcTTCAACGGCAACAGCGGTCTCTTCAACGCCGTGGCAGGTATTCTTGACTCGCTATCGGCCGGAATCCTCATCTAcaccggcctcgtcgagctcctcgcgcacgagGTG
It contains:
- the atB_2 gene encoding Efflux pump atB — translated: MTKSLSFGHQEPAPPTSVADADADERTLPGRLSQRTSQATLTPQSLPDGCSYGSIPSKDGEGAEKRVIWVDFPPASPENPICFSKSRKFLITAVVLLYTFWCSSTASAFSISAGTMCSHLHCRKFEAEAGIALYAWGAGIFPLIVAPLSEEFGRHPVYMFALIMLFVFHLANGVAKNMATVLMSRFFLGAAGSIGTSVVGGTISDIFIPAHRGVPMAISGFIVYFATGLGGAVFGYVDVRASWRWVWYVHTIGIGAMIPVVVFGLKETRTDIILRRRAAKLRKERGLADGGVYMHASEVDKVSFWSAVTTSLYRPFIFLTTEPIVMFFSLWVALANQWSVFYVQIAGLPYMMRNLWGFNTEQVGLMYFTTCIGAVFGLCGGQIQEHLYRKKAPTRGIEARLYAPMAGGILFSIGCFITGFTALPNIHWIGSAVGQVVVITSIFMIYVTAFTYVSECYGVFASSAIAGQSSARNLIGGCIAFATNTMFERMTPRWAIVMMASFAAVLALVPFVAFFYGPQIRARSKYSKVLMQQERDAIDAERIQREARGMDGHDFEDLEGDANGTTESHVKTKA
- the zrt1 gene encoding Zinc-regulated transporter 1, which gives rise to MSAAAPLTFQLDATDGDACAASVTDSHFPIRIASIFVIFVTTLLGTLPPIVWRKSKTIPRALFDFAKYFGTGVIIATAFVHLLAPAVEELGSPCLSPAWQEYDYPFALAMAAVLAMFFAEVAAYRLGTARLLRLGVRISEERNEERSSDVEAPGNKPDPLAKPVDCDEAACAEPDCIEPDCGDLECCDEDDGSLSQPPSNAEAAAQLIAIGVLEFGIVLHSVIIGLTLAVSDEFIVLFIVIVFHQMFEGPGLGSRLATLPLPKSAGWIRYAGAILYAGCTPVGIAVGLGLREGFNGNSGLFNAVAGILDSLSAGILIYTGLVELLAHEVLFNPRMMGAETRQLAYVLSCIALGAGLMALLAKWA